The Nerophis ophidion isolate RoL-2023_Sa linkage group LG25, RoL_Noph_v1.0, whole genome shotgun sequence genomic sequence attgctttctgtcccctagaggggtggggtgcccacatctgaggtcctctccaaggtttctcatagtcagcattgtcactggcgtcccactggatgtgaattctccctgcccactgggtgtgagttttctttgcccttttgtgggttcttccgaggatgttgtagtcgtaatgatttgtgcagtcctttgagacatttgtgatttagggctatataaataaacattgattgattgattgatatcgcgCTGAGTTTCAGGCAGTTTTTGACCATCCCGCTGATGGAGGAGACGCCGCCTCACGTCCTCACAACCTCCAGCAAGGCTTTCGTTCTGTGGCAGACTACACTCTAGAGTTCCGCACCCTGGCCACCGACAGGGGATGGGATAACAAGGCCTTGTTGAGCGCCTACCGTCGGGGCCTCTCCGACGAAATCAAAAACGGATTGTTGCGAGACCGACCTGCCACCTACCATGACCTCATCCAGCTGGCCGTGCTTATGGACCAAAGACTCAAGGAACGAGCAGCAGAACGAAGACTTTCAGCCCGCGAGAGAACCAGACGGCCGGTGTGGGAGACTCGAACCACTTCTTACTCCCCAGACCTGCCCCACACGACCAAAAGACCAAGCTCACTAGTAAGGGCAGTACTTGTGAGCGACACCACCTTTCCCTAGAGCCGCAGTGACCCTGGCATTCCTTTTTCCCGCAACGTTGTCTTGGAAGTAAAAAAAACTGAACGTGGGAGCATATTTGGACTCTGGAGCAGATGAGTGTTTCATGGACCGTGATTTTGCCTTTCAAGCAGGGATTGAGTTTTTGCCTCTGGACAAGTCTTTACCAGCTCAGGCCTTGGACGGGCATCCCCTGGGACCAATCACCCAGCATACAGCACTGGTCACACTAACCCTGTCAGCCAACCAAAAGGAGCAAATTAGCTTGTTGATCCTCAACGCCCCTGTCGCCCCTCTTGTCCTCGACCGTTCATGGCTTCGCCAGCACGACCCCCAGATTTCCTGGATCTCGGGGAGGATCCTAGCCTGGAGCACGGCATGCTATGCTAACTGCCTCAAAGCAGCATCCCCCATCTCAGAGAGCCCCAAGCTCAAGTCTTCCCCATCCGACATATCTGGGGTTCCCGCTGTCTACTATGACCTTGCTGCAAGATTTACTAAGGCACAGGCACATTCTGTACCCCTGCACAGACCATACGACTGTGCCATTGATCTCATACCCGACCCAGTACTCCCCGCTAGCCGCCTGTATAACCTATCCATACCCCAGAAAAAGGCCATGTCGGACTACATCTCTGAATTACTCGCATCTGGTATCATCAACCCCTTTCAAATCCCCGGTAGCCACTGGATTCTTCTTGTAGGCAAGAAGAATGGGTTCCTACGACCGTGCGTCGACTACCGCAAATTCCACCTCATCACGGTCAAGAACCGGTATCCTCTACCACTCATGAACTCCTCCTTAGAACCCTTTGCCCCTGCTACCATTTTTACCAAGCTGGATCTCCGCAAGACATACTATCTTGTCCGGATTAGGAAAGGGGACGAATGGAAGACGGCCTTCAACACACACCTGCAAAAAGGATAAGACGCTATCACGTTGCATCATATTATATACATTCTTTTGTGAACTTtgacaaacacaaaaacaaagaatATGGTAGTTAtttcaaataatgataataagtTACAGCATTTGTGCAACaccaaaatgtaaatacaaatgtctAAGGCTCTTTTTGGTTTGTTCTAATCTAGTAGCCAATCCTGCTTTACTATTGTTACGTTTAATTCATTTAGCCATAATTGTGCTTGAAAGTGCTTAATTTAGATGAAAAATATGAAGAATATGctcaaattgtatttttatttttttataaagatTCTGTGATAGAATGAAGGCGCAAATTTTGAGGGACGACAGTATTAACAAAAAGTAAAATGCAGATAATATTGATGCCAAGGATAGTTGCTGTATAGGATAGGGTTGGGCGATACTGCAAATATTGGtattgatctgataccaagtacatACAGGGACGGTATTGTCAATAGCAATACTTATATCGATACTTTAATAGAGGACATTTTTATGATTGTTTAATTATTTTGTGATATTTGCCTTTAATTTGTTGACGATTATAATAATCAGAATGAAACACAGTACGATGTTGAAAAAGTCAACAAGATCATTTGTTAACAATTTAACAATAGATaacatgaactggaaatctcatcaAATATATGCAACATAAGGTGACAAGAAATGCTGTATGTTTATAATGAATACAGACCAAAATCACTGCATTGTCTGTACTACTCCCTCGTGTTACCATATCTAAGGTATTGTGTAGAAACATGGGGAAATACCTACAAAAGTACATTAGATTcactacaaaaaagatcagttacaattagagatgtccaataatttCTGACTGTAAAATGtaggactttttaaaatgccgctgtacgaagtggtacacggacgtagggagaagtacagtgcgccaataaaccttgaaggcactgcctctgcgtgccggcccaatcacataatattgacggcttttcacacacacaagtgaatgcaagcatacttggtcaacagccatacaggtcacactgagggtggccgtataaacaaattcaacactgttacaaataagcaccacactgtgaacccacaccaaacaagaatgacaaacacattttgggagaacatctgcaccgtaaaacaacataaaaaatacccagaagcccttgcagtactaactcttccaggacgccacaatatacatcccccgctacCAAAACCCCACCTCccacaaccctgcccacctcaaccacctcatgctctctcagggagagcatgtcccaaatttcaaaCTCCTGTTGAGAGgaatgtttgaaaaaataatgcactttgtgacttcaataataaatatggcagtaccatattggcatttttttccataacttgagttgattgattttggaaaagcttgttagattgtttaatgcaatggttcccaaacttttacaggctggcgcccccttggctccccagtgaattcctagcccccccctccccctcccccccccccccccccccccccacagacacatatggaaacaaacacctctttcttgatatttggtatgctgcaatttgaaaagagaaaggttaaacacaaatgtgtatttcacaaataaaacccaatttagtaaaccaatttattttttagcagttttaactgtttcagcaacatggaatggtaaataaacattccaccagtaaccttcattgtctcacacttaatattaatgggatggatgtgcttggtgcagggacataagcttctcaacatcaggctggaactcactaagaagaagtcgtagatccccgcggtcagtaattttcagtcggtttctttgcttggaaagaagcaaggcgactgcactgaagccccgttctactaaatatgatcttggaaggcaataaagtacatcttgaccttgttccacagcacttgatagcagtcagagatttttcttttgtaaccaaaaatcttgatatggctttttgaaaattctgaacattacaagcttgaaattacaaacctgagcttttgcttttgtagtctatgctgtcggatctgactgggccagagcggcgtgtggtaaccggaccctgatgcgtcgtccactgactcgtcctgctgcacgtgttgtgtacaaatcgtcaaacaaacgttcgaacttctgacttcgacttcggactgccgccacCCTAcggcccccttcttcctcaccgcccccccagatctttccaccgcccccaggggggcggtaccgcccactttgggaaccactggtttaatgcatccagcggggcatcacaacaaaattaggcatagtaatgtgttaattccacgactgtatatatcggtatcggttgatatcggaatcggtaattaagagttggacaatatcgtaatatcggatatcggcaaaaaagccatcatcGGACATCTGCAGTTAGAATATCACATAATGTTGCCAATAGAGAATTTGTCCTATGTTTATTAAATCCAAAATATTGAAACTCAATGATTTGGTGAAATTTCAAACAGCtgtaaaattatgtacaaagcaaattctAATCGGCtgccaaagaatgtacaacaattattttcaaggaTAAATATAACCTCAGGGAAAAATttcacttaaaacatttgtatgcatgaaCAACACTTAATATCTTAAGCATATAAATATGTGGAAAGAAATATGGATTTTTTAAGCACAGAAGTCAAACAACGTACTTAaaatccagtttaagaaactgttcaaactacaagtgtttacaCAGAATTAAGATAGACCTCTTGAATTTATGGAAAATAAGATATTATTCAAATCAGTAAGTGAATCGTAACTGACCGAACTATTAATAAAGAAAACAGTTGTATTTTGAATGAATTGATGCCCGAGAAGGACAAACTGTATAAAATAGATTCATGGATGATGTAAATTTTGTACAGGAAATGAACTTACGTGTTGGTAAAAGCCATGAAGTACAAAAAACGTAGGATTGAATAAAAATTGcttattcctactcctttttggacattttgtaaagagaaattaaaatatgtcacgTATCATATTTAAACTGTATATATGTTCGAAACAAACTTCAATCAATATATAATACAACAATAAAAGACAATGTgagaaaattaaaaacataatacacgtgttgttgtggtttgtgcagcaattagaggcatttgtgattaagggcttgtGGGGAGAGATGTAACCagtgctgcctgcaggagcaaaagtcGCCGCCGCTGTCCACGGTGCTGATGGAGAGTCACAGCTAGCAGGTGAtgagatttcacaggtggtacgtgttaatctaatcatctgttgtccttaACAGTGAGCAGTCGGGAGCAGGAGGAGGAGAGAGGCATGACACAGAGGAGGGCTGAAAATTCAAGTGTCATACGGATTTTGTGGACAAAATAAAAAACCTTTGTTCAACCGCAACAACGGTCTCCAGCTGACGTGTGTGTTCCACCAAACCTGCTAGGAGGTAACTTacacagggctatataaataattgttgattgattgatatacaaaccccgtttccatatgagttggggaattgtgttggatgtaaatataaactgaatacaatgatttgcaaatccatttcaacccatattcagatgaatatgctacaaagacaacatatttgatgttcaaactgataaatatttttttttttggcaaataatcattaactttagaatttgatgccagcaacacgtgacaaataaattggaaaaggtggcattaaatactgataaagttgaggaatgctcatcaacacttatgtggaacatcccacaggtgtgcaggctagttggaaacaggtgggtgccattattgggtataaaaacagcttcccaaaaaatgctcagtctttcacaaaaaaggatggggcgagggtcaccaatatgtaagcaaattgtcaaacagtttaggaacaacatttctcaacgagctattgcaaggaatttagggattttaccatctacggtccgtaaaatcatcaaaaggttcagagaatctggagaaatcacagcacgtaagcgatgatattacagatctttgatccctcaggcggtactgcatcaaaaaccgacatcagcgtgtaaagaatatcgccacatgggctcaggaacacttcacaaaaccactgtcactaaatgcagtttgtcgctacatctgtaagtgcaagttaaagctctactatgcaaagccaaagccattttatcaacaacatccagacctGAGATCATCAAAgacagactgatgcaaagtggaaaagtgttctgcggttgacgagtccacttttcaaattttggggaaatataagacattgtgtcattcggaccaaagaggaagcgaaccttccagactgttgtcgacgcaaagttcaaaagccagcatctgtgatggtatgggggtgcattagtgcccaagtcatgagtaacttacacatctgtgaaggcaccattaatgctgaaaggtacatacaggttttggaacaacatatgctgccatgaaatctgcgttcaaagaactccggtttattagttattcccagagcccaaaaatttctgcgggctatagagcgttttccattcgggctccagtactctggaatgccctcccggtaacagtttgagaggctacctcagtagaagcatttaagtctcaccttaaaactcatttgtatactctagcctttaaatacaccccttttttagaccagttgatatgtcgtttcttttctttttctcctctgtcccactctcccttgtggagggggtccagtccggtggccatggatgaagtactggctgtccaaagtagggacccaggatggaccgctcgtccagagtcgggacccaggatggaccgctcgtctgtgtatcggttggggacatctctgcgctgctgatcagcctccgcttgggatggtttcctgcaggctccactttggacgggactctcgctactatattggattcactttggactggactctcatgttatgttagatccactatggattggactttcacaatatcatgttagacccgctcgacatccattgctttcattcCCCTGGGgggacatatgcggtcctcttcaaggtttctcatagtcatctttgtcaatgtcaccgatgtcccactgaggtgagtttttccttgcccttatgtgggctctaccgaggatgtcgttgtggtttgtgcagcccttcgagaaacttgtgatttagggctatataaataaagcgccgtctttttcatggacacccctgcttatttcagcaagacaatgccaaaccacattcagcacgtgttacaacagggtggcttcataaaaaaagagtgcgggtactttcctgacccgctgcagtccagacctgtatcccatcaaaatgtgtggcgcattatgaagcgtaaactacgacagcggagacgccggactgttgaacaactgaagctctacataaaacaagaatgggaaagaattccactttcaaagcttcaacaattagtttcctcagttcccaaacatttattgagtgttgttaaaagaaaaggtgatgtaacacagtggtgaacatgccctttcccaactactttggcacatgttgcagccatgaaatgctaatgtaattattatttgcaaaaaaaaaataaagtttatgagtttgaacatcaaatatcttgtctttgtagtgcattcaattgaatatgggttgaaaatgatttgcaaatcattgtattctgtttatatttacatctaacactatttcccaactcatatggaaaccgggtttgtatttgtgtaaataaaaaataaaatatgtcgatgTTATCCAATATCAAACCAATCCTGCTGCTATTATTAATGTCGACCTTTTAATATTTGACTCGACCTTCACATATTGTCCTTGTAGACATTCTGAGGCTTATTTTGCCCAGCAACTTTTATGGAATGACTCACCCAAGGCGACTGTTGTACGCATGACAACACttgggaggggggaaaaaaagcaaaggGTGAGGTGGAGCAAGCAGATGTCAGGCGGCAAATAAAAAAGGTGTCTGGTTGGTCGGAGCCACAATCTGAGACGATGATGAAGCTGTGCACAGCCTCTATGCAGAGCTCCAGGCGTCTCGGAGGCGCGCTGGTGTGTGCACTGTTGCTGCTCTCCTGCACCGCACGAGCCCAAGTCCATGGACTCTGAGTCCGAGGAGGAGCTGAACTCCAGAGCCCTGCGAGATTTTACTCCAAAGGACCGAACCTAACCAGTGAGAAGCAACTGGTAAGtttttaaaaatggcaaaagTCATGGAGAATTGAAACTGTAAGGTCAATGCATGGATTTTCAGAAAAGCATCTCATAGGAGGACTTCCACTCATTAATCACTTCATTCAAATTAATATTTGAATTTAATTTTAACTTTCAGAATATGTGATTTATTGTTAAGGTTGCTTGGATTATGATGTGGTATTATTGTTGATTTATTGGACATAACGTTTTTTCTTTGCATGGCAGCTTGGAGCTCTGCAAGAAGTCCTGGAAAAGCTGCAGGCTAAACGACTGCCTATGTGGGAGAAGAAATTTGGACAAGTCCCAATGGTAGACGCAGACTTGTTGCaaattattacattatatatgaATCCCCAAATTCATGTGGGCCAAGTGGACAAGTCTATATATTAAGTATTGAGCCGATGCCATTTTATACACACACAGCCAGCATACGCTTTACTTGTTCATTATTCAAAATCATTAAATAATttggattttgatatttttttgaaTTCATTTTTTGATCATGAGTATAATCAGAATAAATTACAAGACAAAGATTTTAGGCCAAACAATTAATTAACACACTTGTGAACAACTTGTTATTTACACCATAAAGCAATATAATAATCTCAGTAAATACAATATTATACACAAAAACAACTGAACAAAAGCAAAAAATACTATTGGATCTCATTCAAGTCATTTGGCTTTTTCAAAgaaccatatatgtatataaagtatgtGTATATGAAAAAATGTTTGAACAACACAAAACCAATATGCACAAAACCAATTTTCCTTTTAATTAAAATAGAAAATCGATCAGATGCCGTCACCACCCTATCAGTAATATCAATATTTGGATCAATCACCGCAcctcttttaattttcctgaaggaactctcctgaaggaatcaataaggtactctctatctatctatctatctatctatccatctatctatctatctatctatctatctatctatctatctatctatctatctatctatctatctatctatctatctatctatctatctatctatctatctatctatctactaacCACTGTTTCCCTGCCTTTATTGAGTCATATTTTACGTGAGAAAAATCTTACAAAAGTACTGTAGCCTTTAGTCGATTAAGTAAATAATTATagtttttacatgcagaaaacaacgTGAAATACATGTAAATGAGGAatgaaatagataaataaatattgaacttTACTGAAGATTTTTGTGGGTGAATATGGTGATGACTGGATAGGTGTACATCCCCTTTGTATATTGTTACCTGTTCTTTCTTGAATGTATGAGTGTTTGTCACCTTCTTTAtgaaagtgctggcactcacaactttatTTGGCCTCATCATGGATTATTTTGCTGTTGTACTCCATAAAAAAATGCACAGAAACTGAGTCACCATCAGGTTTGGACACTCAAATTCTGCAgaaagggattttttttccattttattttttataaatgtatttaatttggacacaacaaaccaaaaatacaaatTTCAATATTATATtgtcatttggaaaaaaaaaataaataaataaatacataagtaGTAGTAAAAGAAATTTAAGAAAATAACATATTGTGTGTTTGAAAAAGAAACAAAGATTACAATGTCCTGCCCCATCAatcaaaaatattaataatataataattataaggctccagcaccccctgccaccccgaacgggacaagcaataaaaaatgaatggatggataataattatTGATCAACCAGAATGTACAAAACATTTATCAATCTTATTTTTAGTACAGAAACACCTTGTAGCCTACTGGAAAGGTGGAAAGAAAACACGATAGTATGTACGCTACTACAAGCATACTTTCTTGTGTTTATTACATTACACAAAACACAATAGTAGTTCTTTTTTTCTCTAAGTTTTGCACTAGATTGgctaatatttaatttttttcaagtaTATCTGTTTCCTCTAAAAATTACAATCAAAATCAgtaaaaaacagcaacaatacAATACATAATTAACACTATTTTGTAttgtattacaatatatatttgtaaaaaacagcaacaatacAATACATAATTAACAATATTTTGAATTTTATTACAagatatacagtttatatatataattacatccaTGTTTACTCCCAATATGCACTTATCGGCTAGTCTGTTACGCTCGATAACCGAGATGGTAAAGTATAAACAGTATATGATTTTGTTGAAAATTTGAGTCGAAAACCAAATCCTCCGAAAAGCGGGGTGACGGAAAACCAAGGTGACattgattaataattaattaatttataatgATTCTTTTAACGATGTTCCTTCTGTCATTATAAGGAAGAGCACCCAATTCCTGTCTTTCTGTCATAAAGATAAATGAACAAAGACACATTATTGTTGAACATGTGGCATAGTGGTTTGGAATGCCGTTGTGGACCAAGAAGTTGTTGCCCTGTAAATAAATGTCCTGTCTCTCCGTGCAGTGTGACATTGGCGAGCAGTGCGCGGTGAGAAAAGGTGCTCGGATCGGGAAGATGTGCGACTGTCCTCGGGGAGCTTTCTGCAACTTCTTCTTGCTCAAGTGCTTATGAGGCTGCTCGGTTCTTCACGTAGAACGTAGCATCCAGCTGATAGATACGTTGTCTCAGTAATAATATGCTCATACTTTTTCATGACAAGGCTTGGGGATGTGACATGTTAAGGATAGAAAATaatatattgtttgtttttttatatcacGTGTGTATATTATGCAACTACAGGGATGACCAGTCATATGAGAGCTGCATCTAAAAATGTTGCCTTTGCAAGGATAATGCTCAGGTATTTCTGTTACAGTATgtctatttttttgtaattacatGACTGGAAAGGTTAAACAGATTCAGTTTGTTCAGAGAAGACT encodes the following:
- the cart3 gene encoding LOW QUALITY PROTEIN: cocaine- and amphetamine-regulated transcript protein-like (The sequence of the model RefSeq protein was modified relative to this genomic sequence to represent the inferred CDS: inserted 1 base in 1 codon; deleted 1 base in 1 codon), whose product is MMKLCTASMQSSRRLGGALVCALLLLSCTARAQSMDSESEEELNSRALRDFTPKXPNLTSEKQLLGALQEVLEKLQAKRLPMWEKKFGQVPMCDIGEQCAVRKGARIGKMCDCPRGAFCNFFLLKCL